The nucleotide sequence CCGACACACCCACAGTTCGACCTCCTGGGGCCTGCTGCCGCAGGTCCACACGACCGTGCCGAGCGACTGATCGGCGTACAGCCGCCGCCCGCACAGGGCGCAGTGCCAGCCCTCCAGTTGCGGTCCGGTCAGCGTGTCGGGATCCGGCAACTCGATGCCCCGCGCTGCCGCGAGCGGCTGCTGGGCGGCTGAACCCCCGTCGGTCACCGGTCGTCCTCCTCGCCGATCCCGAGCTCGGCGACGGCCGCTCGGGCGAGGGCCTCGCGGAGCCGATTGGCGTCGGTGAGATATCGCCCCGGCCCGAGCGGCACGCGCCAGTGCAGATACGGCCCGCTGGTGCGGTCGATGGGGGGAACCCCGATGTACGAGGTCTCGACGCGGCCCGTCCCGAGCGTCTGAACCTGCCGGATGCGTCGCCAGTACTGGGCGCTTCCCGGCCGGATGAGCCAGTACATGAGGTTGTAGTCGGCGATGACGGCGCCGGTTCCCCCACCGAGTAACTCCAGCGCCCGCCCGCCAAGCGCCTCCGGCGCCCGTACGACGTCCCAGTGCGGGCCGACCCGCACCATCTCTACGTCGGCGCCGCGCGGTGGCGCCCATGTTTGTGGGTTAGGGGTGCTGGTGTGCACGGAAGCCCCCGGCGTCATGGGTGGTCAGTTGATGACTGACCGTAGAGACACCGGCGGCTGCCCACCCGAGCTGTCAGTTCGGGCGAACCACGGGCTCGGTGGTCAGAAGACTCCGACCCGCTCCGCTAGCTTCTCAGCCTGCCGGGCATGCATCGCCCGACCTCGTCGGATCACCGTGAGCATGAGCTTTCGCGCCAGGGGCGTACGCGCCAGGTCTTCCGGGGCCAAGTCCTCAAGTTCCAGCAGGTTCAGGAGCACCGCCGCGTCGTCGCGACGCAAGTTGTGACAGCGTGCTACCTCCAGATTGAAGGTGAACGATCGCTCCATGGACGGCAGATCACTGGTGTCCACTGCGTCTGCCACCTGTAGCGCCTCGCTTGCGTCGCCCGCTTCCATCTCGATGCTGACCTCGTGCAAGACCACGTTCGTCGGCCCGAAAACGGTCCACATGATGTTGCCTTCTCCGACGCTCCGAGCCGCTGGACGGGCGTGGTTCCTCAGCCTGTCCCGTGCCGCAGACCATTCACGACGCCGGGACTCCGCGACGACCGCAACGAGATGGAGCGCCCCTGACATCGCGACCCTGTCCGGCTCCGCCATTGGCGATCGGCGTAGCTCCTCGACCGCGCGGAGCGCGACCTGCTCGGCGCCGTCCAGTTCCTGAGCGGCCAGTAGAACGTGCCCCAGGTTCCACTGGGCGGCCGCCATGCGCAGTGGGTCATCCGCTTCCTCGGCTGCCCGTACGGCCCGATCGGCGGCCATCATCGACAGATCCACCCGGCTGGTGCGCCGCAGGTACGACCGCAACAGGAAGTAGAGGTCAGCCCTCACACGCATGATGCTTCGGCGCTGGGCGGGGTCCGTGGCCGAGCGGGCGGTCCGGGCAGCCTGCTCGGTATCCGCGATCAGGCCGGGCAGAACGCCTGCCATGTCGGTGAATCGGGTCTCGCTGCTCTGCCAGATCCGCCAGGCGCTGTCCACACGCTCGCGCAGTGCTGTCGGCTCGGCGGAGGAAGCGCCACAAGGTTGCCCGTAGCCCATCAAAGCCTGCACAATCGCGGGCTCGGTCGTGTCCAGGGATACGCGGCTGCCTGTGGGCATGTCGGCAAGCAGCGCGGCAGTGGGCACTCCGAGCTCCTGGGCGATGGCGTGCAGGATGGGCAGCGACGGCACCTTTAAGCCCCGTTCGATCTGGGACAGGTAATCGGGAGCGATGCCGACGAGCCCAGCCACGACATCTTGGCGCCGCTCGCCGCGGTAGTGCCTGATCCTGTCGCCGATGGGCAGATCGGATGCGACCATGCCTACCTCCGTACGTATGCCCACTCAGCGTATGGTGCCCGTCACCAACGGGGGTCGGTATCCAACGATCGGAAGGCAATACAGTGCCGCTGCTCGTGTTGTGGGACATCGACCACACACTCGTGGATACCCGAGGAGTCGGCCGCGAGATCTGGGCTGAAGCGTTCGAAGAGGTCGCCGGCCAGCCCATGCGGGAGCAGGCGAAGACCGACGGATCGACCGAGGCGGTCATCCTCCGGGAAACGCTGAGACTCCATGGACTGCAGGACAGCCGTGACCTGTTCGAGCGGTTCGCCCAGGCACTCGGAGCCGCCCACGTACGTCGCGCGGCCGACCTACGCGAACGCGGGCATGCCCTCCCCGGAGTGCCACCACTGCTCGCGGCCCTTGCGGCGCGGGACGGGGTCACGCAGACCGTGATGACTGGCAACGTCCGGGCTGCCGCAGAGGTGAAGTTGACCGCGTTCGGTCTCGACCACTACATCGACCTCTCGATCGGAGCCTTCGGCGAGGACGCGGACGAACGCCCGCAGTTGGTGCGCACTGTTCTGCGGCGTGCTCAGATGCCGTCAGAGGACGCTGTCCTTGTCGGGGATACGCCATACGACGTCGAGGGCGGCCTGAGCTGCGGCGTCCGCGTCATCGGCGTGGCCACCGGGCGTACCGATGCGGACGATCTGCGGGCCGCCGGAGCTACGGAAGTCATCGAGGATCTCGCGGATACGGAGAAAATGCTGAAGCTCCTGACGAAGTGAATGGGGCATCCCGGAGGGCATGACGATCCATCCGGGCCCTTGCCTGTCCGGCCTGAAGTGGGCCCGGCTGGGGCAGGCTGGGGGACATGATGCGGGGGGAGCCCAGGCAGGGTGAGCGGTTTGCGCGGCGGGCCGCGTGGCGTCGGTATGTCGTCGCGTCCGTGGTGAGCGGGGTGGCTGTCGCGGTGGCGGTCACGCATGTGCTGGCGCCGGACCTGAAGATAGACAACGTCACCGTGGCGCTCCTGGTGGTGGCCGTCGTGCCCTGGCTGCGCGATCTGCTCAACAGCATCGAACTGCCGGGCGGGGTCCGACTGGAGTTCAAGGAGGCGGTCGAGCAGCGCATCGAGGCCGCCGAGCGCATCGCCGACGCCGCCCTCGTCGGAAGCGGCGACGACGGACCGGAGACCGACGACCCCACGGCGCTGGCGGACGTGCGCCGACTGGCCGCCGAATACCTGGAGGTCCGTAGGTCGATGGCCAGTGGATCGGCCCGTACGCAGCGTATGAGCGGCATCTTCGCGCGGCTGGTGCGCACCACCCAGCGGCTCGCGGCCCCCGACCTGGACGGCTGGCTCACCTCCCCGGACGGCGGTCTGCGGCTGGCGGCGTACGCCCGGCTGTACGCGGTGCCGGTACCCGACGCGCTGACCCTTCTCGCCGACGCCGTCGTCAGGGAGCCGCTCGCCTTCAACCAGTACTGGGGCATTCACGCGCTCGACAAGGTCGTGGACGCCGTCGGGGTCGAGGATGTGCCGCCGGGGGTCGTCCGCCGTCTGGAGGACTGCCGACCGCGTGGCAGCGACCGGGTGGCCCTCCTGCGACGTCTGATCACCAAGCTCCACGGCCTCCAATAGCGGTCTGGCGCCGCCGCCAGGACCCCATCCGGACCGACGGCCCCTCCGGGTACCCCCCCCAAAAAAACCGCTTGATCTGAAGCAACTAATTTGTCAAGCATTTTCAAGAGGGGTACCCCAACCCCCTCCCGGCTGCCCGGCACCACCCCCAGCCGCCGACCAGCGCAGCCGCCACCGGCGCACGCACCCACCGACCCGGCGCCCGGCGGCGGCGCCGCGCCCCCCCACTCCCGCCGCCGCTGCTCAATTGCGCCGAAGGCGCGAAACGGCGCCGCACCCAACCAAGCCGACCAGCCCGAACATCCCGACAACCCCGACCAGCCCGAACATCCCGACAACCCCGACCAGCCCGAACATCCCGGCAACCCCGACCACCCCACCGGGTCCGTCGTACCAGCGGCGGACCCCCTCGCCCCCTCCCTACTGCGTTCTCAGTAGTGCGAACTGTCGGCAGGCGCACGACGACAGGACGGCCCGCTCCCAGAGAGCCTGGGCGGACAGTCGGCACCAGATGTGGAGACCTCCTGCCGTGGCTACTTTCCTTTACCGAGTGGGCCGTCTGGCCTTCCGGCGACGCTGGTACGTCGCCCTGGTCTGGGCGGCCGTCCTGGCGGCCGTCGGACTGGGCGCCCTCAAGGCGCCGGGAGCCTCCGACGACGGGTTCTCCATGCCGGGCATCGAGTCCCAGAAGGCGTTCGACCTGATGGAACAGCGCTTCCCCGGAGCCACCGCCGACGGCGCGACCGCCCG is from Streptomyces hygroscopicus and encodes:
- a CDS encoding XRE family transcriptional regulator yields the protein MVASDLPIGDRIRHYRGERRQDVVAGLVGIAPDYLSQIERGLKVPSLPILHAIAQELGVPTAALLADMPTGSRVSLDTTEPAIVQALMGYGQPCGASSAEPTALRERVDSAWRIWQSSETRFTDMAGVLPGLIADTEQAARTARSATDPAQRRSIMRVRADLYFLLRSYLRRTSRVDLSMMAADRAVRAAEEADDPLRMAAAQWNLGHVLLAAQELDGAEQVALRAVEELRRSPMAEPDRVAMSGALHLVAVVAESRRREWSAARDRLRNHARPAARSVGEGNIMWTVFGPTNVVLHEVSIEMEAGDASEALQVADAVDTSDLPSMERSFTFNLEVARCHNLRRDDAAVLLNLLELEDLAPEDLARTPLARKLMLTVIRRGRAMHARQAEKLAERVGVF
- a CDS encoding phosphoglycolate phosphatase: MPLLVLWDIDHTLVDTRGVGREIWAEAFEEVAGQPMREQAKTDGSTEAVILRETLRLHGLQDSRDLFERFAQALGAAHVRRAADLRERGHALPGVPPLLAALAARDGVTQTVMTGNVRAAAEVKLTAFGLDHYIDLSIGAFGEDADERPQLVRTVLRRAQMPSEDAVLVGDTPYDVEGGLSCGVRVIGVATGRTDADDLRAAGATEVIEDLADTEKMLKLLTK